A single genomic interval of Camelina sativa cultivar DH55 chromosome 11, Cs, whole genome shotgun sequence harbors:
- the LOC104723633 gene encoding ABC transporter G family member 41 isoform X3 produces the protein MAQTGEDDNKEKSFQVELRSQWATVERLPTVKRVTTALLDTRDEASEKGRVIDITKLEAAERHLLIEKLVKQTEADNLHLLRKIRTRIDKVGLELPTVEVKFKDLSVEAKCEVIHGKPIPTLWNTVKGLLSEFICSKKETKIDILKGVSGIIRPGRMTLLLGPPGCGKTTLLQALSGRLSLSVKVGGEVSYNGCLLSEFIPEKTSSYISQNDLHIPELTVRETLDFATCCQGVGSRMEIMKEISRREKLQEIVPDPVIDAYMKAISVEGLKNNLQTDYILKILGLDICADTRAGDATRPGISGGQKRRLTTGEIVVGPATTLFMDEISNGLDSSTTLQIVSCLQQLAHIAEATILISLLQPAPETFELFDDVILMGEGKIIYHAPRADICRFFEGCGFKCPERKGVADFLQEVMSRKDQEQYWCHTSKPYSYIYVDSFIKKFEESNLGLMLKEELSKPFDKTQTRKDGLCFRKYSLGKWEMLKACSRREYLLMKRNSFIYLFKSGLLVFNALVTMTVFIQVGATRDARHGNYLMGSMFTALFRLLADGLPELTLTISRMGVFSKQKDLYFHPAWAYAIPSIILKIPLSVLDSFLWTLLTYYVIGYTPEVGRFFRHFLILFTFHLSCVSMFRAIAAIFRTFVASTLTGATSVLVLALFGGFVIPRSSMPAWLGWGFWLSPLSYAEIGLTTNEFFSPRWRKLISGNTTVGEQVLDVRGLNFGRHPYWTAFGALVGFVLFFNALYLLALTYRNNPQRSRAIVSHEKNSQRSKEESKPCPEVTSRAKTGKVILPFTPLTVTFQNVHYYIETPQGKTRQLLSDVTGALKPGVLTSLMGVSGAGKTTLLDVLSGRKTRGIIKGEIQVSGYPKVQETFARVSGYCEQFDLHSPNITVEESLKYSAWLRLPHNIDSKTKNELVNEVLETVELDDIKDSMVGLPGISGLSTEQRKRLTIAVELVANPSIIFMDEPTTGLDARAAAIVMRAVKNIAETGRTVVCTIHQPSIDIFETFDELILMKNGGQLIYYGPLGQHSSKVIEYFENIPGLPKIQKNYNPATWMLDITGKSTEDKLGMDFAQAYKDSTLYKQNKMVVDQLSSASPGSGALSFPSRFSQTGWGQLKACLWKQHCSYWRNPSHNLTRIVFILLNSTLCASLFWQKAKDM, from the exons atGGCTCAAACAGGTGAAGATGACAACAAGGAAAAGTCTTTCCAAGTTGAGCTTCGGTCGCAGTGGGCAACAGTTGAGAGATTACCAACTGTTAAAAGGGTTACTACTGCTTTGTTAGACACAAGAGATGAAGCGTCAGAGAAAGGGAGAGTCATTGATATTACTAAACTTGAGGCTGCTGAGAGACACTTGTTGATTGAAAAGCTCGTCAAACAAACTGAGGCTGATAACCTCCATCTACTCAGGAAAATAAGGACGAGAATCGACAA AGTTGGTCTAGAGTTACCGACGGTGGAAGTGAAGTTCAAGGACCTTTCTGTTGAAGCGAAATGCGAAGTAATTCATGGAAAGCCTATCCCAACTCTTTGGAATACGGTCAAGGGGTTACTATCT GAGTTCATTTgttcaaagaaagaaaccaagATAGACATCTTGAAAGGAGTGAGCGGAATCATAAGGCCTGGAAG AATGACGTTGTTGCTCGGTCCTCCTGGTTGTGGTAAAACCACTCTGCTACAGGCACTTTCTGGAAGACTTTCCCTTTCTGTAAAG GTTGGAGGAGAAGTAAGTTACAATGGTTGCTTACTTTCAGAGTTTATTCCAGAAAAAACGTCAAGTTATATAAGTCAAAATGATCTGCATATTCCAGAGCTGACTGTGAGAGAGACGCTCGACTTCGCAACGTGTTGTCAGGGTGTAGGGAGCCGTATGG AAATTATGAAAGAAATCAGTAGAAGGGAGAAACTCCAAGAAATCGTTCCAGATCCTGTTATAGATGCTTACATGAAG GCAATATCTGTTGAAGGTTTGAAAAACAATTTGCAAACTGACTACATCCTAAAG ATCCTGGGACTCGATATCTGTGCAGATACACGAGCTGGAGATGCCACGCGACCTGGAATATCTGGTGGCCAAAAGAGGAGGTTGACAACAG GGGAAATAGTTGTGGGTCCAGCCACTACTCTGTTCATGGATGAAATATCGAATGGTTTGGACAGCTCAACTACGTTGCAGATAGTGTCATGTCTCCAACAATTGGCGCATATAGCTGAAGCCACCATACTAATTTCACTTCTTCAGCCTGCACCAGAAACGTTTGAGCTTTTTGATGATGTGATTCTTATGGGGGAAGGAAAGATAATTTACCATGCTCCACGAGCTGATATCTGCAGATTCTTTGAAGGTTGTGGATTTAAGTGTCCAGAGAGAAAAGGCGTTGCTGACTTCCTTCAAGAG GTTATGTCTAGAAAAGATCAAGAACAATATTGGTGCCACACAAGCAAGCCCTacagttatatatatgttgattcaTTCATTAAGAAGTTTGAAGAATCAAATCTTGGGTTGATGCTAAAGGAAGAACTGTCAAAGCCGTTTGACAAAACTCAGACTCGCAAGGATGGTCTATGTTTTAGAAAATACTCACTGGGTAAATGGGAGATGCTTAAAGCTTGCTCGAGGAGAGAATATCTTCTGATGAAAAGGAATTCTTTCATTTACTTGTTCAAATCTGGACTG TTAGTTTTCAATGCGTTAGTCACAATGACTGTTTTTATACAAGTTGGAGCTACGAGGGATGCTCGTCATGGGAATTATCTTATGGGTTCTATGTTCACTGCTCTCTTTAGACTTCTTGCCGATGGGCTTCCAGAACTCACTTTGACAATCTCTAGAATGGGAGTGTTCAGCAAACAGAAAGATTTATACTTCCATCCTGCTTGGGCATATGCAATTCCTTCAATTATCTTAAAGATACCTCTATCAGTTCTTGATTCATTCCTTTGGACGTTACTGACATACTATGTCATTGGTTACACCCCCGAAGTCGGAAG GTTCTTCCGGCACTTCCTTATCTTATTTACATTCCACCTTTCATGTGTATCAATGTTTCGCGCTATAGCAGCAATCTTTCGCACTTTTGTTGCCTCAACATTAACTGGAGCTACTTCGGTATTGGTTCTCGCCTTATTTGGAGGCTTTGTTATTCCAAGAT CGTCCATGCCTGCTTGGCTGGGATGGGGATTCTGGCTATCTCCCTTATCATATGCTGAGATTGGTCTAACCACAAATGAATTTTTCTCTCCACGTTGGAGAAAG ttaATCTCTGGAAACACTACGGTGGGAGAACAAGTGTTAGATGTCCGTGGATTGAATTTTGGTAGGCATCCTTACTGGACAGCTTTTGGTGCTTTAGTCGGGTTCGTATTGTTCTTCAATGCCCTCTATTTGTTGGCCCTGACATATCGGAATA ATCCACAAAGATCCCGTGCTATTGTCTCTCATGAGAAGAACTCTCAGCGCTCAAAAGAAGAATCTAAACCCTGCCCTGAAGTTACTTCCCGAGCTAAAACAG GAAAAGTTATCTTGCCTTTCACGCCCCTCACTGTCACATTTCAAAATGTGCATTATTATATTGAAACTCCTCAG GGAAAGACGCGGCAACTTCTCTCTGATGTTACAGGTGCATTGAAGCCCGGAGTTCTCACATCTTTGATGGGTGTCAGTGGAGCAGGGAAAACGACTCTTCTTGATGTACTTTCTGGAAGGAAAACCCGTGGTATCATCAAAGGCGAGATTCAAGTAAGCGGATATCCCAAGGTTCAAGAAACATTTGCACGAGTATCAGGTTACTGTGAACAGTTTGATCTTCACTCTCCTAATATAACGGTGGAAGAGTCTTTGAAATATTCTGCTTGGCTTCGACTCCCTCataacattgattcaaagaCCAAGAAC GAACTCGTCAATGAAGTCCTTGAGACAGTTGAGCTTGATGATATTAAAGATTCCATGGTGGGACTTCCTGGAATTAGTGGTTTATCTACAGAACAACGCAAAAGGCTGACTATAGCTGTGGAGCTTGTTGCTAACCCTTCCATCATATTTATGGATGAACCTACCACAGGGCTTGATGCAAGAGCCGCTGCTATTGTTATGAGAGCTGTGAAAAATATTGCTGAGACTGGGAGAACGGTTGTTTGCACGATCCATCAGCCGAGCATAGATATCTTTGAGACATTTGATGAG CTGATCTTGATGAAAAATGGGGGTCAGCTTATCTACTATGGTCCTCTGGGACAACATTCAAGTAAAGTGATCGAATATTTCGAG AACATACCTGGACTTCCAAAGATCCAAAAGAACTATAATCCAGCCACTTGGATGTTAGATATTACTGGTAAATCTACAGAGGACAAACTTGGAATGGATTTTGCACAAGCGTACAAGGATTCAACTCTGTACAA gcAGAACAAAATGGTGGTTGATCAACTGAGTTCTGCATCTCCGGGATCAGGAGCTTTGAGCTTTCCGTCACGATTTTCACAAACAGGGTGGGGACAACTAAAGGCTTGCCTTTGGAAACAGCATTGCTCGTATTGGAGAAACCCTTCACATAATCTCACTCGCATAGTCTTCATTTTGCTCAACTCTACGCTATGTGCCTCTCTCTTCTGGCAAAAAGCTAAAGACATGTAA